A window of Microcystis aeruginosa FD4 contains these coding sequences:
- a CDS encoding glycosyltransferase family 4 protein, whose product MNTKHNLLINLSVLFPQPTGISTYILNLLPYLKNLEPTLLTANSYPDFNCYSIPKGLGPDRGAKGHLKRLLWTQWQLPSIYRQLKANLLFSPLPEAPINSPCRFVVMVHDLIPLRFPSFTSPLTHYFRYYVPQVLQQAKHIICNSQATAKDITEYYQIPANKITSIPLAYDNYHFHPMEDNKPEHPYFLYLGRPNPYKNLPRLIAAFAQLPPDLTDYHLWIAGSFDRRYTPNLQQQARELAVSDRIKFLDYIPYDHLPKVISQATALVFPSLWEGFGLPVLEAMACGTPVITSNLSSLPEVTATAAILIDPYRVECIADALKIIAQDRQLQSKLSYLGKKRANEFSWQKTGLATAAILNQYLGCA is encoded by the coding sequence GTGAATACAAAGCATAACCTATTAATTAATCTCTCGGTACTTTTTCCCCAACCCACGGGAATCAGTACCTACATTCTTAACCTCTTACCCTACCTGAAAAATTTAGAACCAACCCTACTAACAGCTAATAGTTATCCCGACTTTAACTGTTATTCTATCCCCAAAGGTCTCGGCCCTGATCGAGGAGCGAAAGGTCATTTAAAACGCTTACTCTGGACTCAGTGGCAGTTACCGTCAATTTACCGACAATTAAAGGCGAATTTACTCTTTTCTCCCCTTCCGGAAGCGCCGATAAATTCTCCCTGTCGCTTTGTCGTCATGGTACACGATTTAATTCCCCTGCGGTTTCCCAGTTTTACTTCCCCCTTAACCCACTATTTCCGTTATTATGTGCCGCAGGTATTACAACAGGCAAAACATATTATCTGTAACTCTCAGGCAACGGCCAAAGATATCACTGAATATTATCAAATTCCCGCCAATAAAATTACTTCTATTCCCCTAGCCTACGATAATTATCACTTTCACCCTATGGAAGATAATAAGCCAGAACATCCCTATTTTCTCTATCTCGGTCGTCCCAATCCCTATAAAAATTTACCGCGTTTAATCGCCGCTTTTGCCCAACTGCCCCCAGATTTAACAGATTATCATCTTTGGATTGCCGGCAGCTTTGATCGCCGTTATACCCCCAATTTACAACAACAAGCGCGAGAATTGGCAGTTAGCGATCGCATTAAATTTCTCGATTATATCCCCTACGATCACCTACCCAAAGTTATCAGTCAAGCCACTGCTTTAGTCTTCCCTAGTCTCTGGGAAGGCTTTGGATTGCCCGTTTTAGAGGCTATGGCCTGCGGTACACCCGTCATTACCTCAAATTTGTCATCTTTGCCCGAAGTTACGGCAACAGCGGCAATTTTAATCGATCCCTATCGAGTCGAGTGCATAGCCGATGCCCTAAAAATTATCGCTCAAGATCGACAATTACAGTCAAAATTAAGTTATCTAGGCAAAAAACGAGCTAATGAGTTTAGTTGGCAAAAAACCGGTCTAGCTACGGCCGCAATCTTAAATCAATATCTAGGATGTGCTTAG
- a CDS encoding tetratricopeptide repeat protein: MTENRDNFKETYNALIERIVNLTLEGKIRAKSQVYNLLAEGVKNGTGEIFERCLTEKIIVTRSQLETKIKATRVLRALETIESEWEKYQKTNQQNSLTAAAIDNLVKIDQEDRLLTLVNLIDPNQNNALTLEQLQQLAKHLQTVSQQRGEADLWQIATGINLGLNTWSNLSNDLTSWLYEQNRNLGFTNDNKRVTPWQIWASKVNPSWLKRVLESLANQQAFDSITQDLTLTDWVETAIVFQYIQRGLINFFDQRIYSEKLGAKLSISTFLTFALIWSLLTNSFEQVSKNSLYSRGCFQMALQILRTFAQRDYFPLYGGIFASFSGSYLKEALDYLSIPLRYVEGTGEKARILTLIAYSNRIRGDYPQARECHQQALEIARQQQDSACEIANLNHLSRLNAIQKNYTEAINLSQRALILSRQQGNSLGQANALANLGYSQVQEAQQLERYDPEIYQSSIEYLQQGLKLAESLQDWQSKSLCCSSLGLAYLVLERPQEAINILLQGLESAKYYGDVYLQGLLLTYLGEAYYQDKNFEQAIYMGSLGMYWLHEIGAVEWRQAASLLTVIRGKNIAAFEQTFSQERSSLIKSIGLEGYQYISEILSKYQQGN, from the coding sequence ATGACAGAAAATAGAGATAACTTCAAGGAAACTTATAATGCACTAATTGAGCGCATTGTCAATCTAACTTTAGAAGGAAAAATTAGAGCTAAATCACAGGTTTATAACCTTTTGGCCGAGGGAGTAAAAAACGGCACAGGAGAAATTTTTGAGCGTTGTTTAACTGAAAAAATCATCGTTACTCGCTCACAGTTAGAAACAAAAATTAAAGCAACTAGGGTTTTGCGGGCCTTGGAAACGATCGAAAGTGAATGGGAAAAATATCAAAAAACCAATCAGCAAAATTCTCTCACTGCAGCGGCGATCGATAATCTGGTGAAAATCGATCAAGAGGATCGTTTACTGACGTTAGTAAATTTAATTGATCCCAATCAAAATAATGCTTTAACCCTAGAACAATTACAACAGTTAGCCAAGCATTTACAGACAGTTTCTCAGCAGCGGGGAGAAGCGGATTTATGGCAAATTGCCACAGGGATTAATCTGGGGTTAAATACTTGGTCAAATTTATCGAATGATCTCACCAGTTGGCTCTACGAACAAAATCGCAATCTTGGTTTTACTAATGATAATAAGCGAGTGACTCCCTGGCAAATTTGGGCAAGTAAAGTTAATCCCTCTTGGTTAAAACGAGTCTTAGAAAGTTTAGCTAATCAACAAGCTTTTGATTCTATTACTCAGGATTTAACTTTAACCGATTGGGTAGAAACTGCCATTGTTTTTCAATATATCCAAAGAGGACTAATTAACTTTTTTGATCAGCGCATCTATAGCGAAAAACTGGGAGCCAAATTATCCATTTCTACCTTTCTCACCTTTGCTTTAATTTGGTCGCTGTTAACCAATAGTTTCGAGCAAGTTAGTAAAAATTCCCTCTATAGTCGCGGCTGTTTTCAGATGGCTTTACAAATTCTGAGAACCTTTGCTCAACGGGACTATTTTCCTTTATACGGAGGAATTTTTGCCTCCTTTTCTGGCAGTTATCTCAAGGAAGCATTAGATTATTTATCAATTCCTCTGCGTTATGTGGAAGGCACGGGAGAAAAGGCGAGAATTTTAACTTTAATTGCCTATTCTAATCGCATTCGTGGCGACTATCCACAGGCCAGAGAATGTCATCAACAAGCTTTAGAAATTGCTCGTCAACAACAGGATTCTGCTTGTGAAATAGCTAATTTAAACCATTTATCTCGTCTCAATGCTATCCAGAAAAACTATACAGAAGCGATTAATTTAAGTCAGAGAGCTTTAATTTTAAGTCGTCAACAGGGTAATAGTTTAGGACAGGCTAACGCTTTAGCTAATTTGGGTTATAGTCAGGTACAGGAAGCGCAACAGTTAGAGAGATATGATCCCGAAATTTATCAAAGTTCGATCGAGTATTTACAGCAGGGATTAAAGTTAGCGGAAAGTCTCCAAGATTGGCAGAGTAAATCCCTTTGTTGTAGCAGTTTAGGTTTAGCATATCTTGTCCTTGAAAGACCCCAAGAGGCGATTAATATTCTCCTACAAGGATTGGAATCGGCCAAATACTACGGAGATGTATATCTGCAAGGTTTATTACTAACTTATTTAGGCGAAGCTTACTATCAAGACAAAAATTTTGAACAGGCAATTTATATGGGTTCTCTAGGAATGTATTGGCTCCACGAAATCGGTGCAGTAGAATGGCGACAAGCTGCTAGTCTATTAACGGTTATTCGTGGCAAAAATATCGCAGCTTTTGAACAGACTTTCAGTCAGGAACGTTCCTCCCTGATTAAATCTATTGGACTGGAAGGCTACCAATATATCTCAGAAATCCTCAGCAAATATCAACAGGGTAATTAG
- a CDS encoding metallophosphoesterase, with the protein MRPFWLESLQVERLTIAVAGLPAHLQGIKLVQWSDLHCDAQHLPVAVLQEAIAITNQEKPDLIFLTGDFITDSPSPIFALVESMKALKSQGGIYACLGNHDSYLPQARETVRSALTSVGIRVLWNEIATPYGENFPIVGLADYWSGEFLPQILEQISPDIPRLVLSHNPDTAMILKDWRVDLQLSGHTHGGQVTIPGIGSLPIVLEKLMRSLPEPYGQWVPFPRQFSRVVRYWQWSEGFHRVGENQLYVNRGLGTYFPGRLFCPPEVTVITLVNSSQS; encoded by the coding sequence ATGCGACCCTTTTGGTTAGAATCCTTACAGGTAGAAAGATTAACGATCGCAGTTGCTGGCCTACCGGCACATCTGCAAGGGATCAAGTTAGTGCAGTGGTCAGATCTGCACTGCGATGCACAGCATTTGCCTGTAGCTGTCCTGCAAGAAGCGATCGCCATTACTAATCAGGAAAAACCCGATCTCATCTTCCTGACGGGGGATTTTATTACCGATAGTCCCAGTCCAATTTTTGCCCTAGTCGAAAGCATGAAAGCTCTCAAAAGTCAAGGGGGTATTTATGCTTGTTTAGGAAATCATGACAGTTATCTTCCGCAAGCAAGGGAAACGGTCAGATCAGCCTTAACTAGCGTGGGAATTCGGGTACTCTGGAATGAAATCGCCACACCCTACGGCGAAAATTTTCCCATCGTCGGATTGGCCGATTATTGGTCTGGGGAATTTTTACCGCAAATCCTCGAGCAAATTTCCCCCGATATACCCAGACTCGTCCTTTCCCACAATCCCGATACAGCCATGATTTTAAAAGATTGGCGCGTGGATTTGCAGTTATCCGGTCATACCCACGGAGGTCAAGTGACTATCCCCGGTATCGGTTCTCTACCGATAGTTTTAGAGAAACTTATGCGATCGCTGCCCGAACCCTATGGTCAATGGGTCCCCTTTCCTCGGCAGTTTAGCAGGGTAGTCCGATACTGGCAATGGTCCGAGGGATTTCATCGAGTCGGGGAAAATCAATTATATGTGAATCGCGGCTTAGGAACCTATTTTCCCGGTCGTCTTTTTTGTCCCCCCGAAGTGACGGTAATTACTTTGGTCAACAGCAGTCAGTCTTGA
- a CDS encoding LL-diaminopimelate aminotransferase — protein sequence MATINSNYLKLKAGYLFPEIARRVQAFAAANPDANIIRLGIGDVTEPLPQACREAMIKAVEEMGDRSSFKGYGPEQGYAWLREKIAVHDFQARGCDISADEIFISDGSKCDTGNILDIFGHNNSIAVTDPVYPVYVDTNVMAGHTGEANDRGEYEGLIYLPITAENNFTAEIPTEKVDLIYLCFPNNPTGATATKEHLTAWVNYARANGAIIFFDAAYEAFITDASLPHSIYEIEGARQCAIEFRSFSKNAGFTGTRCALTVVPQSLTAKAADGTDVQLWKLWNRRQSTKFNGVSYIVQRGAEAVYSPEGQAQVEELVKFYLQNATIIREKLTAAGLEVHGGVNAPYVWVKTPQGLSSWDFFDKLLHTCNVVGTPGSGFGAAGEGYFRLSAFNSRANVEAAMERIISKFQG from the coding sequence ATGGCAACCATTAACAGTAATTACTTAAAACTAAAAGCGGGTTATCTTTTTCCGGAAATTGCCCGACGAGTCCAAGCTTTTGCGGCAGCCAATCCCGATGCTAATATTATCCGTCTGGGGATTGGGGATGTCACCGAACCTTTGCCCCAAGCTTGTCGCGAGGCCATGATTAAAGCGGTGGAGGAAATGGGCGATCGCTCTAGCTTTAAGGGTTACGGGCCCGAACAGGGTTATGCTTGGTTAAGGGAGAAAATCGCCGTTCATGATTTTCAGGCTCGCGGTTGTGATATAAGTGCCGATGAAATCTTTATTTCTGACGGTTCTAAGTGCGATACGGGCAATATTCTCGATATTTTTGGGCATAATAACTCGATCGCCGTAACTGACCCAGTATATCCCGTTTACGTCGATACTAACGTTATGGCCGGACACACGGGAGAGGCCAACGACCGCGGTGAATACGAGGGACTGATTTATCTGCCAATTACCGCCGAAAATAACTTTACTGCCGAGATTCCAACCGAAAAAGTCGATTTAATCTATCTCTGTTTTCCCAACAATCCCACTGGGGCCACGGCTACCAAAGAACACTTGACAGCTTGGGTCAATTATGCTAGGGCAAACGGAGCGATTATCTTTTTTGATGCGGCCTACGAGGCCTTTATCACCGATGCCAGTTTACCCCATTCCATCTACGAAATCGAGGGGGCGCGGCAATGTGCGATCGAATTTCGCTCTTTTTCTAAAAATGCCGGTTTTACCGGGACCCGTTGCGCTTTAACCGTGGTTCCCCAAAGTCTCACGGCCAAAGCGGCCGACGGCACTGATGTGCAACTCTGGAAACTGTGGAATCGTCGGCAATCGACCAAATTTAACGGCGTTTCCTACATTGTCCAACGGGGGGCCGAGGCGGTTTATTCCCCGGAAGGACAAGCACAAGTAGAAGAACTTGTCAAGTTTTATTTACAAAATGCAACAATTATCCGAGAAAAATTAACCGCTGCCGGTTTAGAAGTCCATGGTGGCGTAAATGCGCCCTACGTTTGGGTAAAAACGCCCCAGGGTCTATCGAGTTGGGATTTCTTCGATAAACTGCTACATACCTGTAATGTGGTGGGAACCCCTGGATCCGGCTTTGGGGCTGCCGGAGAGGGTTATTTCCGACTATCGGCTTTTAATAGTCGTGCCAACGTCGAGGCCGCTATGGAGAGAATTATCAGTAAATTTCAAGGCTAA
- a CDS encoding DUF2839 domain-containing protein produces the protein MGESKRRQSALGDKYGQEENILPWLPITKSQAAQAYKLTTRGAWIGIGVLAGVWVVIRFVGPAFGWWNVQ, from the coding sequence ATGGGTGAATCAAAACGTCGTCAATCGGCCCTGGGTGATAAATATGGACAGGAAGAAAATATCCTGCCTTGGCTACCGATTACCAAAAGTCAAGCGGCCCAAGCTTACAAGTTAACCACTAGGGGTGCCTGGATTGGTATAGGAGTTTTAGCCGGGGTTTGGGTGGTTATTCGCTTTGTCGGGCCGGCTTTCGGTTGGTGGAATGTCCAATGA
- a CDS encoding DUF29 domain-containing protein, which translates to MTLAKVKNLYDQDFALWIEKTVKQLKSGDLSQVDLENLIEEVESLGRRDKRELKNRLITLFEHALKRRYLPLSDCYRGWEVTIKRCQSKLKDILKDSPSLCSFLTDICDDCYQEAVENMRIKYDAIFPDVCPFSKDIDGLLNHKFWKS; encoded by the coding sequence ATGACTTTAGCAAAGGTAAAAAATCTGTATGATCAAGATTTTGCTTTGTGGATAGAGAAGACGGTTAAGCAATTAAAATCTGGGGATTTATCTCAGGTTGATTTAGAGAATTTGATCGAGGAGGTGGAATCTTTGGGAAGACGAGACAAAAGGGAACTAAAAAACCGTCTAATTACATTATTTGAACACGCTTTAAAACGCCGTTATCTTCCTTTATCCGACTGTTATCGAGGTTGGGAAGTAACAATTAAACGCTGTCAATCGAAGTTAAAAGATATCCTTAAAGATTCGCCTAGTTTATGCAGTTTTTTAACCGATATTTGTGATGATTGTTATCAGGAAGCGGTGGAGAATATGCGAATTAAATATGATGCTATTTTCCCCGATGTTTGTCCTTTTTCTAAGGATATTGATGGTTTATTAAATCATAAGTTTTGGAAAAGTTAA
- a CDS encoding DUF29 domain-containing protein, with translation MTLAKVKNLYDQDFALWVEKTVKQLKSGDLSQVDLENLIEEVESLGKSQRKAVDNFLTRLLEHLLKRCYVVLPDCYRGWEIEIRNFRNDLKKEFKYSPSLKRFMIEILEECYREALEAVKEDYPDSNFPDVCPFSKDIDGLLNQKFWQDEKYASS, from the coding sequence ATGACTTTAGCAAAGGTAAAAAATCTTTATGATCAAGATTTTGCTTTGTGGGTAGAGAAGACGGTCAAACAATTAAAATCTGGGGATTTATCTCAAGTTGATTTAGAGAATTTGATCGAGGAGGTGGAATCTTTGGGGAAAAGTCAACGCAAAGCGGTTGATAATTTTTTAACTCGTTTATTAGAACATTTATTAAAACGTTGTTATGTGGTTCTTCCCGATTGTTATCGGGGGTGGGAAATTGAAATTAGAAATTTTCGCAACGATTTAAAGAAGGAATTTAAGTATTCTCCTAGTTTGAAAAGGTTTATGATAGAGATTTTAGAAGAATGTTATCGAGAAGCTTTAGAAGCGGTGAAAGAGGATTATCCAGACTCTAATTTTCCCGATGTTTGTCCTTTTTCTAAGGATATTGATGGCTTATTAAATCAGAAGTTTTGGCAAGATGAAAAATATGCCAGTTCCTAA